In Candidatus Defluviibacterium haderslevense, the following are encoded in one genomic region:
- a CDS encoding T9SS type A sorting domain-containing protein, producing the protein MKKSFTFLLTLVFIVSLSAQQPSWMTYEETKPLKSGTINYLKSYKAYSVDHLQLNKYLRDEIPEQNITGRTRMIELPMPNGKLNHFQIMKSPVMEPELAAKYPEIQTFCGTDGINYIRICITPTSFKAFVLTPSGDVIIESVSPQSVNHYISYFASDIDMDFNLPELRCGVTHENKVENSYESTDKLAELAQSVLGNRPVVLRKLRIAIACTGEWGSRSNLGGGTVANGLAKMAEALTYANAVYEKDFAIHLDMVSGNDRIVFLDPDTDPYNDFESMGGILLGINSSVTNSRIGPNFYEFGHVFHTSCSDVGGIASLSSVCSPTGKGAGVTCWYDPDVAYVAQRIFCHEMGHQFSAEHTFSNCNNGVSSQKYEPGSGTTIMSYSGLCGATNIQGGGPPHPNFFHANSLQEVISFTRNVITCGVSENTTNTYPVPEILTKQGLYLPISTPFELKGRATDMEDTSLTYSWEQFDNGPYGDQLGAVSETGPLFKVLFPSKDPNRVLPNWNAIINFDNVDNREVLPRNTRNLTFRYVVRDNHPGAGGSSWEQLNLKVTEDAGPFKVSFPNVLADKLIKGVCNLITWDVANTNKSPVNCQKVDILFFKGRDYNNPIILKSNTENDGSEFVDIPNDLATNSKVRVIIKSADNIFFDISDIDISIVESTTPKVQFGVAPNLVNVCLPDNANILIKTCSFGGFTGDLNLFIESGLPQGSTYQFAKNNLGPTDETNLLINLNNLTSKGNFDVVIAAITPNGDTLRDHVIISAIKNDFTDQKLVWPLNGSKNNLEIPYFKWVKSINADAYDFEIATSPTFGNTIVYSQKGILNDSIRPNIVLQENTIYYWRLFSSNFCGSNTASEISVFQTVNKKCTQVPYEGNPVDLFSNSTRSAVSTVNTSGQISDVNVNNVRINADGVSDVSLTLISPKGTRVNLFNYNCANSLDFDCSFDDEAVSGISCPPTNKKRMRAWEKLNKFKGEDVKGDWTLEATAKSSLRSIGRINNFEIEYCADLNIVSPILINNGPLQLNVSETKVIDSPLLLSQDADNTADQLTYTLVSPTNHGSLKLNGVAFPVLLSYGSTFTQKDIDSGKISYSHDGSSNKSDEFSFIVSDGTGGWLGIAVFKINIGPVSTKDHKDNLDILIYPNPSKGVLSIVANEMVYGNTNLKLMNSQGKVLVNKNVIFQKSTELNLTSLENGIYFLELKNGNSKITKKLILQK; encoded by the coding sequence ATGAAAAAAAGCTTTACTTTTCTTTTAACACTTGTTTTCATTGTAAGCCTTAGCGCTCAACAACCCTCATGGATGACATATGAGGAAACTAAACCATTGAAAAGCGGTACGATAAACTATTTAAAATCTTATAAAGCATATTCTGTTGATCATTTACAATTAAATAAATATTTAAGGGATGAAATTCCTGAACAGAATATTACCGGAAGAACCCGAATGATTGAATTACCTATGCCAAATGGAAAATTGAACCATTTCCAAATAATGAAATCACCCGTTATGGAACCAGAATTGGCAGCAAAATATCCTGAAATTCAGACTTTTTGTGGAACTGACGGTATAAACTATATTAGAATTTGTATTACTCCTACAAGTTTTAAAGCTTTTGTGCTAACTCCAAGTGGTGATGTTATCATTGAATCTGTTTCTCCACAATCTGTAAATCATTACATTTCCTATTTTGCTTCTGATATTGATATGGACTTTAATCTACCTGAATTACGTTGTGGTGTAACCCATGAGAATAAAGTTGAAAATTCTTACGAATCAACTGACAAACTTGCGGAATTAGCCCAATCTGTTCTTGGAAATCGACCTGTTGTTTTGCGTAAATTAAGAATAGCCATTGCTTGTACAGGCGAATGGGGTTCAAGATCTAATTTAGGTGGTGGAACAGTAGCTAATGGTCTTGCCAAAATGGCTGAAGCATTAACTTATGCCAATGCCGTTTATGAGAAAGACTTTGCCATACATCTTGATATGGTATCTGGAAATGATCGAATAGTGTTTTTAGATCCTGATACTGACCCATATAATGATTTTGAAAGTATGGGTGGAATTTTATTGGGTATAAATTCTAGTGTTACTAATTCAAGAATTGGACCGAATTTTTATGAATTTGGTCATGTATTCCATACTTCATGTTCCGACGTTGGTGGAATAGCATCGTTATCTTCCGTTTGTTCACCAACAGGCAAGGGTGCTGGTGTTACATGTTGGTACGATCCCGATGTGGCCTATGTAGCTCAGCGTATCTTCTGCCATGAAATGGGCCATCAGTTTTCTGCAGAACACACATTCTCAAATTGTAATAATGGTGTTAGTTCACAAAAATATGAACCGGGCAGCGGAACCACTATCATGTCATATAGTGGACTTTGTGGTGCTACAAACATTCAAGGGGGAGGACCTCCACATCCGAATTTTTTCCATGCTAATTCATTACAAGAAGTCATTTCTTTCACTCGAAATGTAATTACATGTGGTGTGAGCGAAAATACTACCAATACCTATCCGGTTCCTGAAATATTAACTAAACAAGGCTTGTATCTTCCAATTTCAACACCTTTTGAATTAAAAGGACGAGCAACAGATATGGAAGATACTTCGCTTACTTACAGTTGGGAACAATTTGATAACGGTCCTTATGGTGATCAACTTGGTGCAGTATCTGAAACAGGACCATTATTTAAGGTGCTCTTTCCAAGTAAAGACCCAAATAGGGTTTTACCTAATTGGAATGCCATAATTAATTTTGACAATGTAGACAATAGGGAAGTTTTACCTCGAAATACTCGTAATCTAACTTTTAGATATGTGGTTCGGGATAATCACCCTGGGGCAGGAGGAAGTAGCTGGGAACAACTCAATCTAAAAGTAACTGAAGATGCCGGTCCTTTTAAGGTTAGTTTTCCAAATGTATTAGCAGATAAATTAATCAAAGGTGTTTGTAATCTAATTACATGGGATGTTGCAAATACCAATAAATCGCCTGTTAATTGTCAAAAAGTAGACATACTTTTTTTCAAAGGTCGCGATTATAATAATCCCATCATTCTAAAATCTAATACTGAAAACGATGGAAGTGAATTTGTGGACATTCCAAATGATTTAGCAACAAATTCAAAAGTAAGGGTGATCATCAAATCCGCAGACAATATATTTTTCGATATTTCAGATATCGATATTTCAATTGTTGAATCTACAACACCAAAAGTACAATTTGGCGTAGCACCAAATCTCGTCAATGTATGTTTACCAGATAACGCTAACATTTTAATTAAGACCTGTTCTTTTGGAGGATTTACCGGTGATCTAAATTTATTCATTGAAAGCGGTCTTCCTCAGGGATCAACTTATCAATTTGCTAAAAATAATTTAGGTCCAACAGACGAAACTAACTTGTTAATTAATTTAAATAATCTTACATCCAAAGGCAATTTTGATGTAGTTATTGCGGCTATAACTCCAAATGGAGATACATTAAGGGATCATGTAATCATTTCTGCTATTAAAAATGATTTTACAGATCAAAAATTAGTTTGGCCTTTAAATGGATCAAAAAATAATTTGGAAATTCCATATTTTAAATGGGTAAAAAGTATCAATGCTGATGCATATGATTTTGAAATTGCCACATCACCAACATTTGGAAACACAATTGTTTATTCTCAAAAAGGAATATTAAATGATTCCATTAGACCAAATATAGTATTACAGGAAAATACAATATATTATTGGAGATTATTTTCATCTAACTTTTGTGGAAGTAATACCGCTTCTGAAATTTCAGTTTTTCAAACTGTTAATAAAAAATGTACTCAAGTTCCGTATGAAGGAAATCCAGTTGACTTATTTTCAAATTCTACAAGATCAGCTGTATCTACTGTAAATACAAGTGGTCAAATATCTGATGTCAATGTAAATAATGTTAGAATTAATGCAGACGGAGTAAGCGATGTTAGCCTAACATTGATAAGTCCAAAAGGGACTCGTGTAAATTTATTTAACTATAATTGTGCAAATAGTTTAGATTTTGATTGTTCCTTTGATGACGAAGCAGTATCCGGTATTAGTTGCCCACCAACAAATAAAAAAAGAATGCGGGCATGGGAAAAATTAAATAAATTTAAAGGAGAAGACGTTAAAGGCGATTGGACACTTGAAGCAACTGCAAAATCATCATTAAGATCAATTGGAAGGATCAATAATTTTGAAATAGAATATTGTGCTGATTTGAATATCGTTTCACCAATTTTAATAAATAATGGACCATTACAATTAAATGTAAGTGAGACTAAAGTTATAGATAGTCCATTATTACTTTCTCAGGATGCAGATAATACAGCTGATCAATTAACTTATACCCTGGTTTCACCAACTAATCATGGTTCACTTAAATTGAATGGAGTGGCATTTCCAGTGCTTTTAAGTTATGGTAGTACGTTTACTCAAAAAGATATCGATAGTGGAAAAATTTCGTATTCACATGATGGATCATCAAATAAATCGGATGAGTTTTCATTTATAGTAAGTGATGGTACTGGAGGATGGTTAGGGATTGCTGTATTTAAAATAAATATTGGACCTGTAAGTACAAAAGATCATAAAGATAATTTAGATATACTTATTTATCCTAATCCATCTAAGGGAGTTCTTTCGATTGTAGCAAATGAAATGGTTTATGGCAACACCAATTTGAAATTAATGAATAGTCAAGGAAAGGTATTAGTCAATAAAAATGTAATATTTCAAAAATCAACTGAACTTAATTTAACTTCATTGGAAAATGGAATATATTTCCTTGAACTAAAAAATGGAAATTCTAAAATTACTAAAAAATT